The Sphaerodactylus townsendi isolate TG3544 linkage group LG11, MPM_Stown_v2.3, whole genome shotgun sequence sequence GGGAGACCAATTCGACCTGCTCTGCAGCCAAGCTCTGTCTGTTCTGCCCCGCGGCAGGTGGCAGGTGCTCCACAGCTGACTAGAAGGTCACCTAGGCGGTTATCCTGGGAAAGTGGCTCAGTAGCCAGAGAGTGGAAATGGGAGGCTGTTCTGGGTTCTCCCAAGTGGGAAGGAGAAGCATACGTGTTGCTGAGGGGagcgctgggtgatcttgggttggGTGCCTGGAATCCTGAGCTAGAGCCTGTCCCAGAACCAGGGAGCCAGGCCTGTGGTCTCATGAGAGAGCTCTCGCACCTCACCTGCCTGTCTTCTGCAGGGTCTTGGGACACAGACCCCACCAGGTCTCAGGAATTGATTTGCCCCCGTGTGGAGAAGAGCAGCCCAGCAACACCCATGGCTGTCAGCCAAGAGCATTATGGGGACTATCACCGCCTGCCAGACTATGCAGAGGACTCTCCccctgaggaggaggagcagctgtTGGTGCACGTCACAGAGGGCCTGAAAGGTACCCGACTGAAGGCCCCGGAGTCTCAGgagcgggcagggcaggggaggctgaAACTTGGTGGCCATAACCACCCTTGTGCTTCCTTCCCAGATTCCTGGCATCATATCAAGAATTTAGATAACTTCTTCACCAAAATATCCTTGGCAGCAAAGGTctgagcccccccacctcccagcactgCAGCAGCCTCCAGCGTAGTCGTCTCAGCCCAGTATCGCTTGGAAGCCGTTTCCTGATGCAGCAGCTGGCACTCAGCTGCTTgtggcccgggggtgggggtgcgtgTGCGTGAATTGTGTAAAGCTTGTTCTGAAATGCCAGTTTTAAAGCACTGCCTTGGGGGCCTGGAGGAACAGCTTGacagttttctgccctcccccccccccccgggaaactGTGGCCTGCTTGTGGGTATCCCTGCAGACACACTGGAGCCCCTGGGGTTGGGCAGTCCGTGGCTGAGCAGCCCCTCAGTCTTCCAGGCGTTGTTTGGGGCAGTCGGGGCGACCGGCAACTACAGGGGGCGGGAGCTGCGTTTTTCCTTGACAGCCTCAGCACATCTATCACTTCCACCAGAAGAATGGGTTTGCCTGCATGATGCTGTCTGACATCTTTGAACTGGTGTAAGGATCTGagaggcccccctccccctgctgctttTCTGTCTCTGGGAGCCCATCCAGGCACTGCCCCTAGCGTGACCCCTCTCCTCCACAGGGAGaaggttgggtgggtgggggacctGGGGAGCCTTTTCTTGGTGAGGTGGGCGTTTCCAGCCTTACTGGCTGAGGCAGGaggacccccgccccccccccggggctctGGCCTGCCCCTGAGAGTGAGGAGCTAGGAAGAGAGCTGGTCTCTAGCCTGGATGGGGAAGGCTGGCTGCTCTTGGGGGGACCAGCCTCCTGATCCCATTCTGCGCCCTTCCCAGGCAGTTCCTGTTTGTGGTCACATTCACCACCTTCTTGTTCTGCTGCGTGGAGTATGATGTGCTGTTTGCCAACCGGCCCGTCAATCACACACAGCCGGGAGGCAGCCTGGCACCAGACCGAGGCAAGGTGACGCTGCCAGATGCCATCCTGCCCACGCCACAGTGTGCTGAGAGGTGAGTGCGGGAGGGCTGTGTGCCAAGGCGTCAGGAGTGGTGGGGTCTGCCAGCTTGTGCAGGAGGCTGGGtggtccccctccccagttctttCTTCGGACTGAGGAGAAGTCTGGCGCCTGTTTCTCATTCTGAGTGTGAAACGGGTAGAGTCAGTTGCTGTGGGCCGCTTGGCTGTCCACCCACCGTCTCCGTCAGTGGCTGCGTTGCCCCTTCGCCCCCCTTCAGCAGGGCTGAGGAGTGATGGCCGGGACTTTTCCCAGCACCTGGGGCAAAGGCAGAGGAGCAGAGATGGTGAAGATGCTACcgggcagcagggaggctgggcaggcagggaagagagcCCCGTGGAGTCCACCCTCCCGCTTCCTGTGTGCCCAGCCAGGTGCCTCCGATAGGGGCTCACGGGGGGCCCAGCGGTGTCGGACCCCAGCTGGAGTGCCCGTCGCGGGGATGCATCGGTGTGTCCCTCAGATCCTGTTCACCTTTAACAGCCGCTCAGTGGGAGGGAATTGCCAGGCCCGGCCCTTGTGTGCCCCTGGAGACGCTGGCCTTGGAGCGGCCCTCATGGGACCCGCCCCCCAGAGCGtcctgggctggcctgcagcTGGCTGGGCTGATGCTGTCTgcttttcccttctctccactGCAGGATCCGGGCCAGCGGCTGGATCATCTTCCTGCTGGTGATGGCTGCCACCTTCTGGCTCTATCGCCTGGCAAAGGTGCTCTGCAGCCTCCTTGGCTACTGGGAGATCCGTGCCTTTTACACCAAGGCCCTCAAGATCCCCTCAGTGAgtgccgcgggggtgggggggcaggggaggggtgctTAAGGGGGAGCGTGTGACTGCACAGAACCACCTTCAGGGTGGGGCTGCAGGTGCCTCGGCCATTTTGCTGAGCCTCTCCAAGGGGCCCTTGGTGCCTGTCTTCCCAGCAGGCGCACACACagagagccatagcaagggggaactgcgcccccacccaccctggaacacccccccggcccttggtgctacgccactgcacacacaTCATCTCTATGTCACTCAGGATGCTTCTCTCTCCGGGCTCTGAAACTAGGACAGATCCACACCCAGTTCCACTGATGCTCGGGGTGGggattgcctccctctgcagtggGTGGTTTGTGTGAGAGTCTCCTTGGTTCATCTTTGTGGCTGAAAGGGCTGCTTGGGGAGGCGCCGTGGCTCAGTGACGGAGCAGGAAGCCCcaaaaggtcagaaggaggaagagggctcaGGGCCTGGAGCATCCCCAGTTCAGAAGGACCAGGCAGCCGGAGGAAAGCCTTCCtcctcacctgctgcctggtcctccTGAACTGATGGTATTTTGTGCATCTGTGTGCTTCAAAGAAGGGGGTGGGCTGCGTGTGCTTGGGCAGGGCTTGTGAGGATGTTGTGGAAGGATTGGGAGGCTCAGCCAAGGAGCGCAGAGAGCAGAGCTGAGCAGTAGTGGCAGGGGTGCCTGAGGGTGAGCGCTGGGCTTCACGCTGGACGTTCCGTGCAGGACGAGCTGTGCAACCGCAGCTGGCAGGAGGTGCAGGCGCGCCTGATCTCGCTGCAGAGGGAGCAGCAGATGTGCGTGCACAAGCGGGAGCTGACGGAGCTGGACATCCACCACCGGATCTTGCGCTTCAAGAACTACCTGGTGGCCATGGTGAACAAGTCGCTGCTGCCGGTCCGCTTCCGGCTGCCCCTGCTGGGCGAGGTGGTCTTCCTGACGCAGGGCCTCAAGTACAACCTAGAGCTGCTCTTCTTCTGGGGGCCCGGCTCCCTCTTCCAGAGCAAGTGGAACCTCCAGCCCCAGTACAAGCGGCTGGGGGCGCGCCTGCTGCTGGCCCGCCGCCTGGGGCGCAGCATGGTGCTGCTGGGGCTGGCCAACCTGCTGCTGTGCCCCTTCATCCTGGTGTGGCAGGTGCTGTACGCCTTCTTCAGCTACACGGAGGTGCTGAAGCGGGAGCCGGGCAGCCTGGGGGCCCGCCGCTGGTCGCTCTACGGCCGCCTCTACCTGCGCCACTTCAACGAGCTGGACCACGAGCTGCACGCCCGCCTGAGCCGCGGCTACAAGCCTGCCTCCAAGTACATGAACTCCTTCACCAGCCCTCTGCTCACGGTGCTGGCCAAGAACGTCGGCTTCTTTGCCGGCTCCATCCTGGCCGTGCTCATCGCCCTCACCGTCTACGACGAGGACGTCCTCACCGTGCAGCACATCCTGACCACCCTCACCCTCCTGGGCCTGGTCGTCACTGTGGCCAGGTGAGCCCCGGCtccgcccccttccctcccagctCCACTTTGGGCCTGGACAACAAACCCACTCGGACTTTGCTACCTTTTGGGAACGCTTCCCTGGGCACCAGTCTGGACTTGCCTGCTGCCACGCCCCAACCGGCTCCCAGGGGGCAGGCCTCACTGTCTAGAGCCAGGTGTCCTTAGGGTGGCCTCCCTTCCAGGGGGGTCTCTCAGTCTCAGCTCCCAGGCACACCTGGCGCCTCGTCTGTCCTGGACAAGGGGCCTTGGTGGCCTTCCGAGCAAGACCTGGCTGGGGGGATGGTATGGCTGAACTAGCACGGACTTCATGCCGTGGTCTCCCTGTCCTGTCGGTTTGGGCCCCTCTGATGCTGGGTGCGAATGAGTGGGCTCCTTGTGCTGGTCTCCTCACTGCTGGAGACACCCGTGGAGATGCCATCAGGGCATTTCTCCCCCCTCTGTACGCTTTCCCTCTCTGTAACCGAGTGGGGCAGCATGGACGTCTGACCCCGAGACTGGCGGAGATGCCTCTGCATTCCCAGGCTATGTGGGGCTGCTCTCCCCTTGAGCCAGCTGTGGCCCACCTTCCCTCTGCCTGGCCGTTGCTGCCTTCCTGTCCGGAGTGCTGACCGCCCCTGTGCTTGCAGGTCCTTCATCCCGGACGAGCACATGGTGTGGTGCCCGGAGCAGCTCCTGCAGTGCGTCTTGGCGCACATCCACTACATCCCTGACCACTGGCCGGGCAACGCCCACAAGTCTGAGACCCGGGAAGAGATGGCCCAGCTCTTCCAGTACAAGGCTGTGAGTGGGGGGGCAGGAGTGGGGCGGGGGTCTTGCGGGAATGAGGGGAAAGGCTGCGCCCCCTGATGAcctcccgtgccccccccccccggcaggtcTTCATCCTGGAGGAGCTGCTGAGCCCCATCGTGACTCCCTTCCTCCTCATCTTTGCCCTGCGGGCCAAGGCTCTGGACATCATCGACTTCTTCCGCAACTTCTCTGTGGAGGTGGTGGGCGTGGGAGACATCTGCTCCTTCGCTCAGCTGGACATCCGCAACCACGGCAACCCccaggtgaggggggagggcgggcTGTGGCTGTCCTTTGGCAGCGGGACTCCTGCATTGCGAGGTGCCAGGACTCAGGGGCTCCCTGGCCTGAGGAAGGGCATGTTCAGAATGAGCCTCTGCTGCAGCTGAGTTCAGTGAGCTccgttgggggtggggaagtgggACGGAAGAGCCCCCTCCTTGGGGCCTTTTGTGGCGAAGCCCTCTGCCGTTCCACCCCCGGGAGAGGAAAATGAGAGCCCCTCCCTGGGTTGAGGCTTCCTTGCCTGATCCTTGGGCAAGCGGCCCCCGGTGCCTCCCCTAATGCAGatctcttcttttccccccttcccgccccccccagtGGCTGTCCCAGGGCCGCACGGAGGCTTCAGTGTACCAGCAGGCGGAGAACGGCAAGACGGAGCTCTCGCTTGTGCACTTCGCCATCACCAACCCGTGCTGGCAGCCGCCCCCGGAGAGCTCCCTCTTCATCGGGCACCTGAAGGAGAAGGTGCAGCAGGACGCGGCCCACGCACCGCCCGCCCAGCGCCTCCTG is a genomic window containing:
- the ATG9B gene encoding autophagy-related protein 9B isoform X1, whose product is MAVSQEHYGDYHRLPDYAEDSPPEEEEQLLVHVTEGLKDSWHHIKNLDNFFTKIYHFHQKNGFACMMLSDIFELVQFLFVVTFTTFLFCCVEYDVLFANRPVNHTQPGGSLAPDRGKVTLPDAILPTPQCAERIRASGWIIFLLVMAATFWLYRLAKVLCSLLGYWEIRAFYTKALKIPSDELCNRSWQEVQARLISLQREQQMCVHKRELTELDIHHRILRFKNYLVAMVNKSLLPVRFRLPLLGEVVFLTQGLKYNLELLFFWGPGSLFQSKWNLQPQYKRLGARLLLARRLGRSMVLLGLANLLLCPFILVWQVLYAFFSYTEVLKREPGSLGARRWSLYGRLYLRHFNELDHELHARLSRGYKPASKYMNSFTSPLLTVLAKNVGFFAGSILAVLIALTVYDEDVLTVQHILTTLTLLGLVVTVARSFIPDEHMVWCPEQLLQCVLAHIHYIPDHWPGNAHKSETREEMAQLFQYKAVFILEELLSPIVTPFLLIFALRAKALDIIDFFRNFSVEVVGVGDICSFAQLDIRNHGNPQWLSQGRTEASVYQQAENGKTELSLVHFAITNPCWQPPPESSLFIGHLKEKVQQDAAHAPPAQRLLAEAPFSTSLLSDEGPSTMPDALLASVLAHPILASQADRQRPGSTASAAASILASLSCSQLPRRSYPPPLGENSVYRSDSTLLGDSVAPSASHQGPLTRSVVLSEFASAEMSLHAIYMHELHQQQQQQPPPPAPSPASFRTSEQAQADATTPDLSLGGWEEEEDPEAQQQQEREKC
- the ATG9B gene encoding autophagy-related protein 9B isoform X2; protein product: MAATFWLYRLAKVLCSLLGYWEIRAFYTKALKIPSDELCNRSWQEVQARLISLQREQQMCVHKRELTELDIHHRILRFKNYLVAMVNKSLLPVRFRLPLLGEVVFLTQGLKYNLELLFFWGPGSLFQSKWNLQPQYKRLGARLLLARRLGRSMVLLGLANLLLCPFILVWQVLYAFFSYTEVLKREPGSLGARRWSLYGRLYLRHFNELDHELHARLSRGYKPASKYMNSFTSPLLTVLAKNVGFFAGSILAVLIALTVYDEDVLTVQHILTTLTLLGLVVTVARSFIPDEHMVWCPEQLLQCVLAHIHYIPDHWPGNAHKSETREEMAQLFQYKAVFILEELLSPIVTPFLLIFALRAKALDIIDFFRNFSVEVVGVGDICSFAQLDIRNHGNPQWLSQGRTEASVYQQAENGKTELSLVHFAITNPCWQPPPESSLFIGHLKEKVQQDAAHAPPAQRLLAEAPFSTSLLSDEGPSTMPDALLASVLAHPILASQADRQRPGSTASAAASILASLSCSQLPRRSYPPPLGENSVYRSDSTLLGDSVAPSASHQGPLTRSVVLSEFASAEMSLHAIYMHELHQQQQQQPPPPAPSPASFRTSEQAQADATTPDLSLGGWEEEEDPEAQQQQEREKC